A single window of Loxodonta africana isolate mLoxAfr1 chromosome 10, mLoxAfr1.hap2, whole genome shotgun sequence DNA harbors:
- the ZNF770 gene encoding zinc finger protein 770: protein MTAENNFKMLKIQQCVVANKLPRNRPYICNICFKHFETPSKLARHYLIHTGQKPFECEVCHKTFRQLVHLERHQLTHNLPFKCNICQRHFKNLKTFVKHQQLHNETFQNDVKQVRRLTEAKQEKPVYGVYRTFTTEERWTLHPCSKPDTAYNPTRRRKTIHTCTICGKMFPSQSKLDRHTLIHTGQRPFKCVLCSKSFRQSTHLKIHQLTHSEERPFQCCFCQKGFKIQSKLLKHKQIHTRNKTFQPLSLKIKSPELCPLPNKLNSKQDGFENGDTGESEENNPLDVHSIYIVPFQCPECEECFESEQILNDHKCFPAGGGKIPSRLKRSYNYKTTVKKILAKLKHAGGKKLDNSRSEKKVLKTSFLKNCDLTSGEQGSEQTQKRFMGSLGKYGTRKTVGNKKKKTLTWPFSWQKQFQTQNVGKNLKGFFTTQSLLTMDNSVNNKDMSVCGSSGEEFFDNCEMLQCGFSVPSENIHAGHKMCPCDKCEKVFPSISKLQRHYLIHTGQRPFGCNVCGKSFRQSAHLKRHKLTHIEKIPHRRSLCQVEFENLNKLFSHPGDNVNCNTSQQYQALGFQKYEVSESDQMSEIKVKAESEDFILGTHCRNRQPCLSSTRLESEQSRHSRCSSSGRTERNDGLLYQCSVCSKSFRSPSKLERHYLIHAGQKPFECSVCGKTFRQAPHWKRHQLTHFKERPQEEMVVLNSVM, encoded by the coding sequence ATGACGgctgaaaacaattttaaaatgctGAAGATTCAACAGTGTGTAGTAGCCAACAAACTACCCAGGAATAGGCCATATATTTGCAATATTTGCTTCAAGCACTTTGAAACACCATCAAAATTAGCTAGACATTATCTTATTCATACTGGTCAAAAGCCATTTGAATGTGAAGTGTGTCATAAAACTTTTAGGCAGCTGGTTCATCTGGAAAGACATCAATTAACTCATAATCTGCCttttaaatgtaatatttgtCAACGGCACTTTAAAAATCTGAAAACATTTGTGAAGCACCAGCAGCTTCACAATGAAACCTTTCAGAATGATGTTAAACAGGTCAGGAGATTGACGGAGGCCAAGCAAGAAAAGCCAGTTTATGGAGTATATCGAACTTTTACCACAGAGGAGAGATGGACGTTACACCCATGCTCTAAACCTGATACCGCATACAACCCTACGAGGAGAAGAAAAACCATTCATACGTGTACAATCTGTGGTAAGATGTTTCCGTCACAATCAAAACTCGACCGGCATACGCTTATTCATACTGGTCAGAGACCTTTTAAATGTGTCCTGTGCAGCAAGTCTTTCCGACAGTCAACTCATTTAAAAATTCACCAACTCACccattcagaagaaaggccttttcaGTGTTGTTTTTGTCAAAAAGGATTTAAGATTCAAAGCAAACTTCTGAAGCATAAACAAATCCATACCAGGAATAAGACTTTTCAGCCTCTTTCATTAAAGATCAAGAGTCCAGAATTGTGCCCGCTACCTAATAAATTAAATTCAAAGCAGGATGGTTTTGAAAATGGTGATACGGGTGAATCTGAGGAGAACAATCCACTTGACGTCCACTCTATTTATATCGTTCCTTTTCAGTGCCCAGAGTGTGAAGAATGTTTTGAATCAGAGCAGATTCTCAACGATCACAAGTGTTTTCCTGCCGGAGGTGGCAAAATTCCAAGCAGGCTTAAAAGAAGCTACAACTATAAAACCACTGTTAAAAAAATCCTGGCCAAGCTTAAACATGCCGGGGGtaagaaattagataactcgCGATCTGAGAAGAAAGTCCTTAAAACCAGTTTCTTGAAAAATTGTGATCTTACTTCTGGTGAACAGGGCTCCGAACAAACTCAGAAAAGATTTATGGGTTCTCTTGGCAAATACGGAACACGTAAGACAGTtggcaataaaaagaagaaaacattgacTTGGCCGTTTTCTTGGCAAAAGCAATTCCAGACCCAAAATGTGGGGAAAAATTTGAAAGGTTTCTTCACAACACAAAGCTTGCTAACTATGGATAATTCGGTAAATAATAAAGACATGTCTGTCTGTGGTTCATCAGGTGAGGAATTCTTTGATAATTGTGAAATGCTTCAGTGTGGTTTTTCAGTTCCAAGTGAAAACATACATGCTGGACATAAAATGTGTCCTTGCGACAAATGTGAGAAAGTATTTCCCTCTATATCCAAACTACAAAGACACTATTTAATTCACACTGGACAGAGGCCTTTTGGCTGTAATGTCTGTGGGAAGTCTTTTAGACAGTCGGCTCACTTAAAAAGACATAAACTAACTCATATTGAAAAGATTCCTCATAGACGATCTCTTTGCCAAGTAGAATTTGAAAATTTGAACAAACTTTTCAGTCATCCAGGTGATAATGTTAACTGTAACACTTCCCAACAATATCAGGCTCTTGGCTTCCAAAAATATGAGGTCTCAGAGTCAGACCAAATgtcagaaataaaagttaaggcAGAATCAGAGGATTTCATTCTTGGTACCCACTGTAGGAACAGACAGCCCTGTCTCTCCAGCACACGTCTGGAATCGGAGCAGAGTCGTCACAGCCGTTGTAGCTCTTCGGGGCGTACTGAGAGGAATGACGGCCTCCTTTACCAATGCAGTGTTTGTTCTAAAAGTTTCAGATCTCCATCTAAACtggaaagacactatctaattcATGCAGGGCAGAAGCCATTTGAATGCTCAGTTTGTGGCAAAACATTCAGACAGGCTCCTCACTGGAAGAGACATCAACTTACTCACTTTAAAGAACGACCACAAGAGGAAATGGTTGTCCTAAATTCAGTCATGTAG